One Bufo gargarizans isolate SCDJY-AF-19 chromosome 4, ASM1485885v1, whole genome shotgun sequence DNA window includes the following coding sequences:
- the LOC122935404 gene encoding E3 SUMO-protein ligase ZBED1-like: MLKPTTTTTTTKEMNPDQPRIDAMLQSTLPPNSEKVKRITKAVAAFIAKDLRPYSVVENSGFRYLLKTIEPRYKIPSRSHFTENVIPALYHETKAKIIASMSQASRVAITCDSWTSVTTESYVTITAHYVSKDWQILSHVLQTRAIYESHTGAHLAELLSHVVEEWQLSDKSVVLVTDNASNMIVAAQVGKFPHVKCFAHTLNLASQRALKQVATLSRLLGRVRRISTFFHRSTRASHCLKEKQKCLGLKNHTLITDVATRWNSAYDMVERFLEQQPAVCATLLSPEVRRGESDLCTLNETDVSNAEDAVSALKPMKDATMLMSEERNPTVSLIAPINAQLLQSMTDTMGDTPMIHEIKNSIRTDLQKRYSSEAEKKILHTASALDPRFKGLPFILTDEERLEIFKGVTEEAASLEITSDESERTQEDHQVPRRKQTLEEEDSSPIEDNHSESPPSPPKKARSLLVSLLGQSFTDTEGTIEPKKTPYAKAEEEMENYCKAPPLPLTEDPLNWWHEHEVIFPLLSRLSKQYLCIPGTSVSAERVFSTAGDVVTAKRSALKPDHVDQLVFLQKNLHVPKC, translated from the exons ATGCTAAaacctaccaccaccaccaccaccaccaaggaAATGAACCCAGATCAGCCAAGAATTGATGCAATGTTACAGTCAACTTTGCCGCCCAACTCTGAAAAGGTAAAGAGAATAACAAAAGCTGTGGCAGCTTTCATAGCGAAGGACCTGCGCCCTTACTCTGTTGTGGAAAACAGTGGGTTTCGCTACCTTTTGAAGACGATAGAGCCGCGTTACAAGATCCCGTCACGAAGTCACTTTACAGAAAACGTCATACCTGCACTCTACCACGAAACCAAAGCTAAGATAATTGCATCAATGAGCCAAGCAAGTCGAGTCGCAATAACGTGTGATTCCTGGACTTCAGTCACGACAGAGTCTTATGTTACAATAACAGCACATTACGTTAGTAAGGACTGGCAGATTTTGTCGCATGTACTGCAAACGAGAGCCATTTATGAGTCTCACACGGGTGCTCATCTGGCAGAGCTACTTTCTCATGTTGTGGAAGAATGGCAGCTGTCCGATAAATCTGTAGTGCTTGTGACCGACAACGCGTCAAACATGATAGTTGCAGCTCAAGTTGGAAAATTCCCCCATGTGAAATGCTTCGCCCATACACTGAATCTTGCATCCCAGCGAGCGTTGAAACAAGTggccactctctctaggcttcttGGCAGAGTACGTCGGATATCCACATTCTTTCACCGCAGCACTAGAGCAAGCCACTGTCTAAAAGAGAAACAGAAATGTCTTGGCCTGAAGAATCATACGCTGATAACTGATGTGGCAACAAGATGGAACAGTGCATATGACATGGTCGAGAGGTTCTTGGAACAACAACCTGCAGTCTGTGCCACCTTGCTGTCTCCAGAAGTCAGAAGAGGAGAGTCCGATCTCTGCACTCTAAACGAAACAGATGTGTCAAATGCAGAGGACGCCGTGAGTGCATTAAAGCCAATGAAGGATGCAACCATGCTGATGTCAGAAGAGCGCAATCCAACAGTTTCTCTCATTGCCCCTATAAATGCACAACTTCTCCAGAGCATGACAGACACGATGGGAGACACACCCATGATCCATGAGATCAAGAATTCTATTAGAACAGATCTCCAGAAGAGGTACAGCAGTGAGGCCGAGAAGAAGATCCTTCATACAGCCTCTGCACTGGATCCTCGCTTTAAGGGACTGCCTTtcatcctcacagatgaagaaagATTGGAGATATTTAAAGGAGTCACTGAGGAAGCTGCATCCTTGGAG ATTACATCAGATGAGAGTGAGAGGACACAAGAGGATCATCAAGtgcctagaagaaaacaaactcTGGAAGAAGAGGACAGTTCACCCATCGAAGACAACCATTCTGAATCTCCACCATCTCCTCCCAAAAAGGCCAGATCGCTGCTCGTGAGTTTGCTGGGACAgtctttcactgacactgaaggtACAATAGAACCCAAAAAGACCCCCTATGCCAAGGCTGAAGAGGAAATGGAAAACTATTGTAAAGCCCCACCTCTGCCTCTCACTGAGGACCCTTTGAACTGGTGGCATGAGCATGAGGTCATATTTCCCCTCCTTTCTCGGCTGTCAAAGCAATACTTGTGTATCCCAGGTACAAGCGTGTCTGCAGAGCGGGTTTTCTCCACTGCAGGAGATGTGGTAACTGCAAAAAGAAGCGCCCTCAAACCAGACCATGTAGATCAATTGGTGTTCTTACAGAAAAATCTACATGTTCCCAAATGCTGA